Proteins encoded within one genomic window of Natator depressus isolate rNatDep1 chromosome 1, rNatDep2.hap1, whole genome shotgun sequence:
- the LOC141981060 gene encoding ecto-ADP-ribosyltransferase 5-like: MQHRGGRALQVSWEMKTLRSVVLSLASLWALALLETSQVRCQRSVQLGMAPDSFDDQYTGCTEEMETDIAPRLLEEEKARHPLLGSMWENLSAVWAIKKKRLSVPKGFTDEHGIAILVYTDSSKPLYWELNKAVREAGVSRDNYMSNFHFKALHYYLTRALQLLGADCGHLSRLQLFRGVRSIRFEPSGAGVFRFGQFTSSSLDVALARSYGNATFFTLRSCFGAHIEAFSAFPSEREVLIPGSEVFNVSSFSREGNRSVFLLHSMNRTCSHYNCAYLGGEKSPECVDNMVAGRSVRVSSNISPVFVGGIVLVNIAAQKLFANFKLVLIL; this comes from the exons ATGCAGCATCGCGGTGGCAGAG CCTTGCAGGTGAGCTGGGAAATGAAGACGTTGAGGTCTGTGGTTCTCTCCTTGGCTTCTCTTTGGGCTCTTGCCTTGCTGGAAACATCTCAG GTGAGATGCCAGCGCTCTGTGCAGTTGGGAATGGCACCCGACTCTTTTGATGACCAATACACCGGCTGCACTGAAGAAATGGAAACGGATATTGCTCCTCGCCTGCTAGAGGAGGAAAAAGCCAGACACCCGCTGCTGGGCTCTATGTGGGAAAACCTATCGGCTGTTTGGGCGATTAAGAAGAAAAGGCTTTCTGTGCCCAAGGGCTTTACGGATGAACATGGCATAGCCATCCTGGTCTACACTGATTCCTCTAAGCCACTGTACTGGGAGCTGAACAAGGCAGTGAGAGAGGCTGGGGTCTCCCGGGATAACTACATGAGCAATTTCCACTTCAAAGCTCTTCATTACTATCTGACGAGAGCCCTGCAGCTCTTAGGGGCTGACTGCGGCCACCTGTCCAGACTCCAGTTGTTCCGGGGAGTCCGATCCATCCGCTTCGAGCCCAGTGGGGCAGGTGTGTTCCGGTTCGGACAGTTCACCTCTTCCTCGCTGGATGTGGCTTTAGCTCGGAGTTACGGCAATGCCACGTTCTTCACCCTGCGCTCCTGCTTTGGCGCCCACATCGAGGCGTTCTCCGCCTTCCCTTCAGAGCGAGAAGTGCTGATCCCCGGGAGTGAAGTGTTCAACGTCTCCAGCTTCTCCCGGGAGGGGAACCGCAGCGTCTTCCTCCTGCACAGCATGAACCGGACCTGCAGCCATTACAATTGCGCCTACCTCGGGG GAGAGAAGTCTCCAGAATGTGTTGACAACATGG TTGCAGGAAGGAGTGTCAGGGTATCCAGCAACATAAGCCCCGTGTTCGTTGGTGGAATTGTCCTGGTAAACATTGCTGCTCAGAAACTCTTCGCCAATTTCAAACTCGTCttgattttgtaa